The sequence below is a genomic window from Thiomonas sp. FB-Cd.
GGGGTCGATGGCAGGCAGCTCAAGCTCGTGAGCCTGGATGACGGCTACGAGCCGACACGCGCCGTGGCCAACACCAAACAATTCATCGGGGGCGACAACCAGGTGTTTGCCCTGCTTGGCTACGTCGGCACACCCACGACCCTGGCGGCAAAGCCCATCATCGACGCGGCAAAGATCCCGCTTGTGGGTCCATTTACCGGAGCCATGGCGCTGCGCGCGCCTGTGGACCGCTACGTTTTCAACATCCGCGCCAGTTACAACGACGAGACCCGACGGATCGTCGACAACTTTCTGTTCCTCGGCCTGAAAAAGGTCGCCGTCTTCTATCAGGACGATGCGTTCGGCAAGGCGGGCCTGTCCGGTGTTGAAGCTGCGCTCGCAGCGCACGGCCTCAAGCCCGTGGCCACCGGCACGGTGCAGCGCAACACGGTGGATATCGCTGCCGCGCTGAAGTCGATTCTGCCCGCCAAGCCCGATCTCATCGTTGAAGTGGGTACCTATACGGAAGCGGCTGCCTTCATCAAGGCGTCGCGCGCGCAAGGCTACGGTGGACAGTTCGCGAACGTCAGCTTTGTTGGCTCCGAAGCCCTTGCCAAGGCGCTCGGCCCTGAGGGCGATGGGGTGATGATCACCCAGGTTGTGCCCTTCCCTTATTCCGGGGCCACCGCGATCGTGCGTGAGTACCAGGCTCGCATGATGACAGCGGGGCATAAAGACGACTACGACTTCACAAGCCTGGAAGGGTATATTGATGCCAAGGTGCTGGTCCAGGCCCTGCGTAAGGCCGGACATACGCCAACCCGCACCTCCTTCATCGATGCGCTCAACGCCATGAGCGCCGACGATCTGGGCGGCTTCATGGTGCACTTTTCCCCCACTGACCATGCCGGCTCAGCGTATGTGGATGTGACGAGCATCACCAAGAGCGGCACATTCAGGCATTGAACAAATGCCCGCGCATTCCCCTTCCTCGCCCGGCCCGACGCACAGCGTCGCTCAGGCGAAGCCGTCCGGGCAGGAGGAAATCAAGCGGGCGGGTTTCGCTTGTTGTTCCTCGCCAGGCTGGATAAAATAATGGGCTATCCATTTAGCTCCACAAGGCGGACAATGGTCAGATGTTTGATGTCAGCCCCGTAGCTGGTCGCGATTACCCGAAGACTTGGGTGCAATTTGAAGAGTGGTTCGCGACCGAAGACGCGTGTGTTGCCTACCTCGAGAAATTGAGGTGGCCGGGGGGATTTTGCTGCCCTGCATGCGGCGTGATGGACTCACCCGTTCGCGCGAGCCGGCGCCGATTGGTCTGCAGATCCTGTGCGCACCAGAGCAGTGTGACGGCGGGCACCATCTTTGACAAGACCCGCACGCCCCTGCGGGTTTGGTTCGCCGCCGCTTGGCACATCACGAGTCAGAAGCATGGCGTGAGCGCTCTCGGACTGCAGCGGGTGCTTGGCTTGAGCAGCTACCAGACGGCCTGGGCGATGTTGCACCGATTCCGGCGCGCGATGGTCCGCCCGCAACGCGACAAGCTCGCCGGAACGGTTGAAGTTGACGAGGCCTATCTGGCCCTGAGCCGAAACCCCCGCGTGAAGTCTGGCAAGGCGCGCTCCAAGGCGCACAAAACGTCCCATCTGGTCGCCATTGCGGTGGCCGTTGAAGTGCACGATCCCAAGGGCTTTGGCCGCATCCGGATTCACCGCGTGCAGGGTCCAACCATCGGCGCCTTGATCCCGTTCGTGCGCGAAAACGTCATGCCAGGCGCAACGATCCGCACTGACGGATCGGCGATCTACGGGCCACTTCAGGAAGGCGGATTCGCTCATGAACCGCTCGTCCAACTCGGCTCGAAGATCCCTGCGCACGTGTCCTTGCCGGGGGTCCATCGCGTCATTTCGTTGCTCAAACGCTGGTTGCTTGGCACCCATCAGGGAGCCGTCGATCCGCGACACGTGGACTATTACCTCGACGAATTTGCGTTCCGCTTCAACCGACGCTCATCACGATCACGAGGCATGATGTTCTACCGGCTATTGCAGCAATCGGCCGCCACAACGCCGGCGACCTACGTCAACATACGGGACAACGTGCACTCGGAACCGGCCGCCAACCGGTTTGCTCGACCTGTGGAGCTAAATGGATAGCCCATATAAAATACCAGTCTGAAACGGCGCAAAGTCACGCTCAAGCTGTATCCCAATGCCGCGCAGATGGCGCGGCTGGAGGCGCGGGCACGGCTGCACTGCGAGTTGTACAACGCGCCGCTCGAAGAGCGCATCGACGCCTGGCACAAGGCCAGGAAGTCCATCTCTTACGACGAGCAGCAGAACGTCCTGCCGCAGATCAAGGCGGATCGGCCTGAGCTCAACGAACTCGGCAGCCACGCCTTGCAGCAGACGCTGCGGCGGCTGGATCTCGCCTTCCAGTCGTTCTTTCGCCGGGTCAAAGCTGGTCAAACGCCTGGATTCCCGCGGTTCAAGGCCGCGAAGCGGTTCGCGGGCTTTGCCTATCCCGACCCGGCTGGCTGGAAGCTCATGCAGCACGGCGGTCGTGGTGCCACGCTGCGCATTGGCAGTGGCGAGGCTGCGATGTCCATTCGGGCGCGCGGCCGGCACCGCTTCGGCGATCAGGCAAAACCCAACGACATCACCCTCACGCGCAAAGGTGGTGGGTGGTTCGTGTCGGTGACGCTGCGCGTGCCCGAGTCGGCCTGTGCGCGGCAGCGCACCGCCGATCTACGCCGTGGCGTGGACTTCGGGATCAACGACTGGGCGACGTTCGATGATGGACGGACCATCGATAACCCGCGCTGGGTGCGCGAGGAACTGCCGCGCCTTGCCGCGCTGCAGCGGCAGCGCGCCAGGAAGAAGAACGGATCGTTGCGCTTCAAACGGCTCGGGCGTCGCATCGCACAACTGCACGACCGGATTTCCAATCTGCGCCGGGACTTCGTGCACAAGGAAACAACCAGGATGGTGCGGCAATGCGCCGTCCTGGCCACCGAACAACTCGCACCGAAGAACATGAGCCGCAGCACACGCGGCACGGTGGAGACACCGGGCCGTCGCGTGCGGCAGAAGGCCGGACTCAACCGGGAGATTCTCTCGGCGGGGTTCGGCATGGCGCATCCGATGCTCGCGTACAAAGCGGAAGAAGCTGGTACGCGACTGCATCTGAGCAATACGCGCCAGCTCAAACCGTCGCAGCGGTGCTCCGCCTGTTGGGAGATCGTGCCCAAGACGCTGAGCCAACGCATGCATGTGTGCCCGTGCGGGCACACGGCGCCGCGCGACCAGAACAGCGCAATGGTGGTTCTCATCGACGCGCACAACACGCGGGACACGCCTGGCACGGGCGTGGCGGCGAGACCCAAACCTCTGCCACGGCAACGGGGCAAGTCCAGGTCTGTGACCCGCGAAACCCCCGCTACAACGCCATGCGTTGAGCGGCGGGAGGGTTCATCACAAGCCCCCTCCGGAGCGGTTCGTTGATGCGATCAGCGGGCCAATGCGGTATGCCAAGACTCCAAAGGGCCACGTTGAGATCCGCGGACGCAGCCGATTATTGAGCCGCCCACTGCGCAACGTCCTGCTCTGCGTGAATGGGGATCGGAACTCCATGTCCTTGCATACACTTGCGCATGCCTGCGGCGCATCGGCAGACGCGCTGCGGCAGCTTCAAGAGCTAGGGCTGATCACCGCCGAGGACCAGTCGGCCGCTGCCACCAAGCCCGTTTGGAATTCGACAAAGGGGCAAAGCGAGCCTGCATCCGATGCGCAGGGCCCCGACACCCTGCGGCCGATCGAACTGGGCGCCGACACCCTGAGCGCCTCCAGCGATGACTACCTGCGCTTACATGCGCATATGGAGACGCCAGGCAGCAATCGTGCCCGTGAGCTGCTGCATGACCTCTCGGCTTGACGAAGCCGGGCAACAGCAGTGGCTCTCAACGGGTGCCGAAAAACCAAGTGCACACCGCGATCGACGCCACGATCCCGGCCAGGTCCGCCAGCAGCGCGCAGCCCACGGTGTGCCGCACCCGGCGGATGCCCACGGCGCCGTAATACACAGCCAGCACGTAGAACGTCGTCTCGGTGCTGCCCTGCATGGTGGCGGCGGTAAGAGCGGGGAAACTGTCGACTCCATAATGCTGCATCGTCTCGATGAGCATCGCGCGCGCGGCGCTTCCGGAAAGTGGCTTGACCAGCGCTGTGGGCAGTGCCGCGACGAAATCTGTATTGAGCCCCACGCCCTTCACTACCCAGCGGATGCCGTCAATCGCATAGCCCAGAGCCCCCGAGGCACGCAACACGCCAACGGCACACAGCATCGCCACGAGGTAGGGCAGCAAGTCACGCGCCACGTCGAATCCCTGCTTGGCACCCTCGATAAAGGCCTCATAAACCGGTACGCGCTTAATGGCCCCGGCGAGCAAGAAGACAATGATGACGCCAAACAGCGCCAAGTTGCCAACCAACGATGACGCGTTGGCAAGCGTCGCCGCCGATAGCGTGCCCAGAAACGCGAGCAGTCCTCCCAGCAGCAGCGCAACGGCAGCCATATAGGCCAGCGCCACCGGATCCCAAAGCTTGAGGCGCTGCATAAAGGCCACGCTTAGAAGCCCCACCAGAGTGGAGGCGCTGGTGGCCAGCAGAATGGGCAGGAACACCAACGTCGGGTCGGCCGCCCCCTGCTGCGCACGGTACATGAAGATGCTTACTGGCAGCAGCGTCAGGGACGAGGCGTTGAGCACCAGGAAAAGGATCTGTGCATTGCTCGCCGTGTCGCTACTGGGATTGAGCGTTTGGAGCTCGCGCATTGCACGCAGCCCGACCGGTGTGGCGGCGTTGTCAAGACCGAGCACGTTGGCGGCAAAGTTCAGCGTGATGAGGCCGATAGCCGGATGGCCATCGGGAACCTCAGGCATCAGACGCCTGAACAGCGGCCCAAGCGCACGCGCAAGTGCGGTGACGAGTCCGGCCCGCTCGGCAATGCGCAGAAGCCCCATCCAAAGCGTGAGCGTGCCGAACAACAGCAGCATCACATCAACCGAAAGTTTCGCCATCGAGAAAAGGCTCCCAACGATGGCCGCGAACACCGCCGGGTCGCCACCCAGCAACCAGCGGGCCAGAGCTGCCACCGCTGCCGCAAGAAAAAAGCCGAGCCAGAGACGGTTGAGCATAAAGGGGCGCGTGCCGATCAAAACGGGTCACGCCATGGTAGAGCTTCGCACTGCGCGAGGGTACCGCGAGCACTGGCCAAGCATGAAGACGATCGCTCCCCCGAGATCCCTCGCGGCGACGCACCGAGCCGACGGCCGCTCTCGCCTCGCCTGCATCAGCTTGGGATCATCGCAACCACACGCGTGGCCCCGCGTGTACCGCTTGCGCTCACCCGCTGGGGAGACCGAGGGGAAGCCTCAGCCCCGGGCCGATAACAGCCCGCCGCACCGATCCGCGACACCCCTGAAACGAAGGCTGCGTCCCACGCTGGCGAATGTTCCTTCTGGGTGTCGTCAATTGCCCTTTGCGGGTTAGCGACGTATCGGCTTGCGCTTGGGCGCAGCAGGCTTGGTGCTCCCCGCACGAGTGCTCGCACGCAGGGTCGGCCGCCCCGATCCCGCCACGGGTTTTGCGCGTGTGGCGCCCTCGACCGGAAGGGCCTTTGAACCCTCCCCGACTGCGCTGAGCTTCAGCTGGTGGCCCAGCACCCAGGTTTTCTGGAGGGTCCGCATGACATCCCGAGGCATGCCCGCGGGCAGATCCACAAGGCTGTATTGGTCGCGAATGGCGATATTGCCAATATGCTTGTTATCCAGCCCGGCCTCGTTGGCGATGGCGCCCACCAAATTGCGTACTTCCACGCCATGCGCTCGACCCACTTCCACGCGGTAGGTTTCGAAGGCCATCGCGCCAGGTATTGGCTTAGCTCGGCGTGGCGCAGGACGTGCGGCCCGGACATCGTCCGGCTCGTGCACCGCATGCGCCTTCTCAAGACGTGCCTCGAGCACTCGCTGTTCCAGTTCGCCGAGTGCTGCGTCGGCAATGTCGGTGAGACCCCGAGGCTTGGCGCGCGCTGGTTTGGGCTCGCGCGTTGGAAACCTCACACGATCGTCTCCATGCACCTCGCGCTCGAAGCTCTTCGTGTGTTGCGCACGCGCCGCTGGGCCTGCAGAGCGCTCCCGGGCGCGGGCGCCCATGCCTTCGCTGCTCAGGGCAGATGTGGATTCCGAGCCGGGCGCAAGCAGAAGCGGCTTGCCACCTTGCACCATGCGGGCAAGCGCCGCAGCGATCTCGATCGCCGGAACGTCATGCTCCTGTTCATAGCGCTCGATCAAGCTCTGAAACTGTTCAAGCCCTTCTTGTTCGCGCGCCTCGGTAATGCGATCCAGGAAACGGGCAATGCGCTTATTGTTGACATCCTGTGTGCTCGGCAACTGCATCGGAGTGATGGGCTGACGCGTTGCCCGCTCGATCGCGCTCAATAAATGCCGCTCGCGCGGCGTCACGAACAAGATGGCCTGCCCGCTGCGCCCGGCCCTTCCGGTGCGGCCAATGCGATGCACGTAGCTCTCCGTGTCTGTGGGAATGTCGTAATTCACCACATGGCTGATGCGATCCACATCCAATCCGCGCGCGGCCACGTCGGTGGCCACAAGAATGTCGATCTGCCCGTCCTTCAGGCGCTGCACGGTGCGCTCGCGCTGGGCCTGGAGAATATCGCCGTTGAGGGCCGCCGTCGAAAAACCGCGAGCCCCAAGCTTTTCGGCCAGTTCCTCGGTGGCCAGCTTGGTCCGGGCGAAAACGATCATGCCATCGAAGGTTTCGACCTCCAGAATGCGCGTGAGCGCGTCAAGCTTGTGCAGGCCGCTGACCATCCAATAACGCTGCTGGACCTGTGTGGCGGTACTCGTTTTGGCCTTGATCGTGATTTCCGCAGGCGTGCGCAAATGGGTGCTGGCAATGCGCCGGATCGCCTGCGGCATGGTCGCCGAGAACAGGGCCACTTGGCGCGTTGGCGGGGTCCGCTTCAGGATGGATTCAACGTCGTCGATGAAACCCATGCGCAGCATTTCGTCCGCTTCATCCAACACCATATGCGCCAAACCATCGAGCTTGAGCGTGCCGCGCTCCAAGTGGTCGATGATGCGCCCGGGCGTGCCCACCACCACGTGTGCACCCCGCTTGAGCGCGGCCAGTTGCGGCACATAGCTCTGGCCGCCATAGATTGGCAGAACATGAAAGCCTGGAAGGTGCGTGGCGTAGCTGGAAAACGCCTCGGCCACCTGGATGGCAAGTTCACGCGTCGGTGCCAGCACCAGCGCCTGCGGGTACTTGCGGGCGACATCAATGCGAGCAAGGATTGGAAGAGCGAACGCCGCTGTCTTTCCGGTTCCGGTCTGGGCCTGGCCGACCAGATCGCGGCCTTCCAGGAGGATCGGTATCGTGGCTGCCTGGATGGGCGATGGCGTCTCGTAACCCACGTCGCGGAGCGCCGCAAGGAGATA
It includes:
- a CDS encoding ABC transporter substrate-binding protein, whose amino-acid sequence is MKLFWPLLLCLGLCTTAQAGDPGLTESQILIGQSAPFTGPAAQLGIRLRMGIEAYFKAVNAEGGVDGRQLKLVSLDDGYEPTRAVANTKQFIGGDNQVFALLGYVGTPTTLAAKPIIDAAKIPLVGPFTGAMALRAPVDRYVFNIRASYNDETRRIVDNFLFLGLKKVAVFYQDDAFGKAGLSGVEAALAAHGLKPVATGTVQRNTVDIAAALKSILPAKPDLIVEVGTYTEAAAFIKASRAQGYGGQFANVSFVGSEALAKALGPEGDGVMITQVVPFPYSGATAIVREYQARMMTAGHKDDYDFTSLEGYIDAKVLVQALRKAGHTPTRTSFIDALNAMSADDLGGFMVHFSPTDHAGSAYVDVTSITKSGTFRH
- a CDS encoding IS1595 family transposase, with translation MFDVSPVAGRDYPKTWVQFEEWFATEDACVAYLEKLRWPGGFCCPACGVMDSPVRASRRRLVCRSCAHQSSVTAGTIFDKTRTPLRVWFAAAWHITSQKHGVSALGLQRVLGLSSYQTAWAMLHRFRRAMVRPQRDKLAGTVEVDEAYLALSRNPRVKSGKARSKAHKTSHLVAIAVAVEVHDPKGFGRIRIHRVQGPTIGALIPFVRENVMPGATIRTDGSAIYGPLQEGGFAHEPLVQLGSKIPAHVSLPGVHRVISLLKRWLLGTHQGAVDPRHVDYYLDEFAFRFNRRSSRSRGMMFYRLLQQSAATTPATYVNIRDNVHSEPAANRFARPVELNG
- a CDS encoding DEAD/DEAH box helicase, translating into MSSPAPESQPASFADLGLPEYLLAALRDVGYETPSPIQAATIPILLEGRDLVGQAQTGTGKTAAFALPILARIDVARKYPQALVLAPTRELAIQVAEAFSSYATHLPGFHVLPIYGGQSYVPQLAALKRGAHVVVGTPGRIIDHLERGTLKLDGLAHMVLDEADEMLRMGFIDDVESILKRTPPTRQVALFSATMPQAIRRIASTHLRTPAEITIKAKTSTATQVQQRYWMVSGLHKLDALTRILEVETFDGMIVFARTKLATEELAEKLGARGFSTAALNGDILQAQRERTVQRLKDGQIDILVATDVAARGLDVDRISHVVNYDIPTDTESYVHRIGRTGRAGRSGQAILFVTPRERHLLSAIERATRQPITPMQLPSTQDVNNKRIARFLDRITEAREQEGLEQFQSLIERYEQEHDVPAIEIAAALARMVQGGKPLLLAPGSESTSALSSEGMGARARERSAGPAARAQHTKSFEREVHGDDRVRFPTREPKPARAKPRGLTDIADAALGELEQRVLEARLEKAHAVHEPDDVRAARPAPRRAKPIPGAMAFETYRVEVGRAHGVEVRNLVGAIANEAGLDNKHIGNIAIRDQYSLVDLPAGMPRDVMRTLQKTWVLGHQLKLSAVGEGSKALPVEGATRAKPVAGSGRPTLRASTRAGSTKPAAPKRKPIRR
- a CDS encoding nucleoside recognition domain-containing protein: MLNRLWLGFFLAAAVAALARWLLGGDPAVFAAIVGSLFSMAKLSVDVMLLLFGTLTLWMGLLRIAERAGLVTALARALGPLFRRLMPEVPDGHPAIGLITLNFAANVLGLDNAATPVGLRAMRELQTLNPSSDTASNAQILFLVLNASSLTLLPVSIFMYRAQQGAADPTLVFLPILLATSASTLVGLLSVAFMQRLKLWDPVALAYMAAVALLLGGLLAFLGTLSAATLANASSLVGNLALFGVIIVFLLAGAIKRVPVYEAFIEGAKQGFDVARDLLPYLVAMLCAVGVLRASGALGYAIDGIRWVVKGVGLNTDFVAALPTALVKPLSGSAARAMLIETMQHYGVDSFPALTAATMQGSTETTFYVLAVYYGAVGIRRVRHTVGCALLADLAGIVASIAVCTWFFGTR
- a CDS encoding RNA-guided endonuclease TnpB family protein; this encodes MKRRKVTLKLYPNAAQMARLEARARLHCELYNAPLEERIDAWHKARKSISYDEQQNVLPQIKADRPELNELGSHALQQTLRRLDLAFQSFFRRVKAGQTPGFPRFKAAKRFAGFAYPDPAGWKLMQHGGRGATLRIGSGEAAMSIRARGRHRFGDQAKPNDITLTRKGGGWFVSVTLRVPESACARQRTADLRRGVDFGINDWATFDDGRTIDNPRWVREELPRLAALQRQRARKKNGSLRFKRLGRRIAQLHDRISNLRRDFVHKETTRMVRQCAVLATEQLAPKNMSRSTRGTVETPGRRVRQKAGLNREILSAGFGMAHPMLAYKAEEAGTRLHLSNTRQLKPSQRCSACWEIVPKTLSQRMHVCPCGHTAPRDQNSAMVVLIDAHNTRDTPGTGVAARPKPLPRQRGKSRSVTRETPATTPCVERREGSSQAPSGAVR